One genomic window of Helicobacter canis includes the following:
- a CDS encoding methyl-accepting chemotaxis protein produces MFRSLGGKLTISAMGIFIVIIVIISYFNFQKTSNKVIELYQGIQHQTLAASYKSIFITMADEAQEHLRVVARDIAKTDRNDVVSQRLILSTTSSLAKYPLMFVVYEDDGRTILQDYDENSNGHLSPAWDSTGGVDLRTRPWYIQTKQNNAGIITPVYKSAVGKYKGHDFATATMPIIKNGKFIGVVGFDIAVDGFQARFEAFKNAELPSMSVFMTDNGGSIFSHEDMEFVKSGLSKDVEVALQEKLKNDSDGEGTIDYYLRMPDGKVVDKLGFYKQFPFGWTIVATADKSDYTRAVNKNLIETIIMASIMIVIGAVGIFFIIRHFTAPINTIKQLLIGFFQYLNHESKTAPKPLVLKSQDELGVMAVAINQNIERTQNGLAQDTRAVEQSVQTAKKIESGDLQARITETPHNPQLKELKDVLNHMLDDLQRKIGSDTNEIARVFDSYTRLDFTTEVANASGRVEVVTNTLGEEIRKMLKTSLEFANSLHSQSDKLEEAVAALTKSSNSQASSLEQTATAVEEITSSMQNVSGRTNEVIQQTEDIRNVIGIIRDIADQTNLLALNAAIEAARAGEHGRGFAVVADEVRKLAERTSKSLGEIEANTNLLVQSINDMAESIKEQTAGITQINEAISSLESVTQENVSIANASSQISQDVSGIAKAILDDANKKKV; encoded by the coding sequence ATGTTTCGTTCATTAGGTGGGAAGCTTACGATAAGCGCGATGGGCATTTTTATCGTCATCATCGTCATCATAAGCTACTTTAATTTCCAAAAAACTTCCAATAAAGTTATCGAGCTTTATCAAGGTATCCAGCACCAAACGCTCGCAGCAAGCTACAAAAGTATCTTTATCACTATGGCTGATGAAGCCCAAGAGCATTTGCGTGTCGTAGCAAGAGACATAGCCAAAACTGATCGCAACGATGTCGTATCCCAGCGGCTGATCCTTAGCACCACTTCTTCACTTGCGAAATATCCTTTGATGTTTGTCGTCTATGAGGACGATGGTAGGACGATTTTGCAAGACTATGATGAGAATAGCAATGGACATTTATCGCCTGCGTGGGATAGCACAGGCGGAGTAGATCTACGCACGCGTCCGTGGTATATCCAAACCAAGCAGAACAATGCCGGCATCATCACCCCTGTATATAAAAGTGCCGTAGGTAAGTATAAAGGGCACGACTTTGCCACCGCGACAATGCCCATCATCAAAAATGGCAAGTTTATTGGGGTCGTGGGCTTTGACATAGCAGTAGATGGATTCCAAGCGCGCTTTGAGGCGTTTAAGAATGCCGAGCTGCCATCGATGAGTGTGTTTATGACAGATAATGGCGGGTCGATCTTCTCCCACGAGGATATGGAGTTTGTCAAAAGTGGATTGTCAAAAGATGTGGAAGTCGCTTTACAAGAGAAGCTTAAAAACGACTCCGATGGTGAAGGGACAATCGACTATTACTTGCGTATGCCAGATGGTAAGGTTGTTGATAAGCTAGGATTCTACAAGCAATTTCCCTTTGGCTGGACGATTGTCGCCACTGCGGATAAATCAGACTACACACGCGCTGTAAATAAAAACTTGATTGAGACTATCATTATGGCAAGCATTATGATAGTTATTGGCGCGGTGGGGATATTTTTCATCATTCGCCACTTCACTGCACCGATCAATACGATTAAGCAGCTGCTTATAGGATTTTTCCAATACCTAAACCACGAGTCTAAAACTGCGCCAAAGCCACTTGTGCTAAAGAGCCAAGATGAGCTAGGGGTGATGGCAGTAGCTATCAATCAAAACATCGAGCGCACGCAAAATGGGCTAGCCCAAGACACAAGAGCCGTGGAGCAGTCTGTCCAAACAGCCAAAAAGATAGAATCTGGCGACTTGCAAGCCCGTATCACAGAGACTCCGCACAACCCTCAGCTAAAAGAGCTAAAAGATGTGCTAAACCATATGCTAGATGACTTGCAGAGAAAAATCGGCAGCGATACTAATGAGATCGCTCGCGTCTTTGACTCCTACACGCGCCTTGACTTCACCACAGAAGTAGCAAATGCTAGCGGCAGGGTAGAAGTCGTTACTAACACGCTAGGCGAAGAGATTAGAAAAATGCTTAAAACTTCCCTAGAGTTTGCCAACTCTCTCCACTCTCAAAGCGACAAGCTAGAAGAAGCCGTAGCCGCCCTTACTAAATCTTCTAACTCCCAAGCCAGCAGCCTAGAGCAAACTGCCACTGCCGTAGAGGAGATCACTTCATCTATGCAAAATGTCTCTGGCAGGACCAATGAAGTAATCCAGCAAACAGAAGATATACGAAATGTCATAGGTATCATTAGAGATATAGCCGATCAGACAAACCTCCTAGCATTGAATGCCGCCATAGAAGCCGCTAGAGCAGGAGAGCACGGCAGGGGCTTTGCTGTCGTAGCAGATGAAGTGCGCAAATTAGCAGAGCGCACCAGCAAATCACTAGGCGAGATAGAGGCAAACACCAACTTGCTTGTGCAATCAATCAATGATATGGCAGAATCTATCAAAGAGCAAACCGCAGGTATCACACAGATAAATGAAGCCATCTCTAGCCTAGAGTCTGTCACCCAAGAGAATGTAAGCATCGCCAATGCTAGCTCACAAATCTCACAAGATGTATCAGGGATTGCCAAAGCTATCTTAGATGATGCCAATAAGAAAAAGGTATAG
- the hemE gene encoding uroporphyrinogen decarboxylase, whose translation MIFIDAALKKPTPYTPIWLMRQAGRYLSEYQTTRAKAGSFLDLCQNVALATEVTLQPVEILDVDAAILFSDILVLPMAMGLELEFVAGEGPRFLQTTRDGSSINALKSGVQDDLSYVYDTISSVRSKLARDKALIGFCGAPWTLATYMIEGQGSKSYTQSKRLLYTNPTLLHTLLQKLTKELIAYLSAQIRAGANAVQIFDSWAGALSPRAYIEFGFSYMCEIARALKKDFPSVPVVLFPKGVGGLLEEIRYEVDMCGAEFEVFGVDWGVGMGRAKQVLGDKFVLQGNLEPALLYDRAAMEQGVDEIVRIMGKQGGHIFNLGHGMLPDLPRENAIALVQMVREKTKR comes from the coding sequence ATGATTTTTATCGATGCGGCATTGAAAAAGCCCACGCCCTATACACCTATATGGCTTATGCGCCAAGCAGGCAGGTATCTAAGCGAGTATCAAACCACACGCGCAAAAGCGGGGAGCTTTTTGGACCTGTGTCAAAATGTCGCGCTAGCCACGGAGGTAACGCTCCAGCCTGTGGAGATCCTTGATGTGGATGCGGCGATTTTGTTTAGCGATATTTTGGTGCTGCCTATGGCTATGGGACTAGAGCTTGAGTTTGTCGCAGGGGAGGGTCCTAGATTTTTGCAAACTACGCGCGATGGCTCAAGCATAAACGCGCTTAAAAGCGGCGTGCAAGATGATCTTAGCTATGTGTATGATACGATCTCTAGCGTGCGATCAAAGCTTGCTAGAGATAAGGCATTGATAGGATTCTGCGGTGCGCCTTGGACACTTGCGACTTATATGATAGAGGGGCAAGGCAGCAAGAGCTACACACAGAGCAAAAGACTGCTTTATACCAACCCAACGCTTTTGCACACATTGCTGCAAAAGCTCACAAAAGAGCTTATAGCCTATTTGAGTGCGCAGATTCGAGCGGGGGCAAATGCCGTGCAGATCTTTGATAGCTGGGCAGGTGCGCTTAGCCCTAGGGCGTATATAGAGTTTGGCTTTAGCTATATGTGTGAGATCGCGCGCGCGCTGAAAAAGGACTTCCCAAGTGTCCCGGTGGTGCTTTTCCCCAAAGGTGTGGGAGGCTTGCTAGAAGAGATCCGCTATGAGGTGGATATGTGTGGGGCGGAGTTTGAAGTGTTTGGGGTGGATTGGGGCGTTGGTATGGGGAGGGCGAAGCAGGTGCTAGGAGATAAGTTTGTCTTGCAGGGCAATCTTGAGCCAGCCTTGCTCTATGACAGAGCGGCTATGGAGCAAGGCGTTGATGAGATTGTGCGCATTATGGGGAAGCAAGGCGGACATATCTTCAACCTAGGGCACGGAATGCTCCCAGATTTGCCGCGAGAAAACGCCATAGCCTTAGTGCAAATGGTGAGAGAGAAAACGAAGAGATAG
- a CDS encoding ATP-binding protein, which produces MINLTSLPQTLQSKHHYHSSDTALTYKPVLKELDHLDCVLYRISSVTYHKDTDAPQMQALENVLSSLRIPGINIIYLMLGDKNGVEFYYGVARDYMSDRELKLSIKDIAREILAPSIKGNFRGSKLIELDRVQKEQLLQKIQHSTASSVIEGVPGVIEEENFQGADRLADTMINIDSVQDSSFGFMVIASCVNYKEVDSIKTQIYEIYRAIACFAKESVQIGSSDGTSTSEGISKSTSTSESHTQGTSTNQSTSSSHSTSHSQTQGRNESKSITKGTNDSRSSGTNHSQSTSTSGDYKSNSSSAGESVSTSSSTQTGTSHTTGTQKGSSQASTREIVNKYFANWQEYIDEILLPRLDYASGKGLFASGIFCFSNSQVVLHKLQNTVISLFSGQKGNKIPLRAFLLESTSTARKAYTNLQLPHLQAPEQNALVPLSSQSSDKLANWLSTKELGLLLGLPKKDVIGLELREEVEFGLNFTPFDKQITLGHLIQSGNKTTKQVGIDREALDRHIFITGVTGSGKTTTTQTLLLKSTLPFLVIEPAKTEYRILRRNFGDELLVFTLGKDNALPFRLNPFEFFPHESITSRIDMIRASIEAAFDMEAAIPQLIEQAIYKSYADKGWNIASNENAFFDEPWADGVYAFPTLSDVLANIEAVVEAQGFGDEAGRLKGEYIGSIKARLGSLVLGSKGFMLDTKRSLDFVELLSKKVVLEMEEIRNGAEKSLVMGLVLGHLLEAIKARFKHSPSKEAQHIIVIEEAHRLLSKFQPGDNPSKKQAVESFADMLAEVRKYGECLIIADQIPNKLTPEVLKNTNTKIVHKLFAQDDKQAVSSTIALEEEQMEFLSRLEKGVAAVFSSGFHKAVLVEITPHSNTSQAIVDESELEPSVYGLYADSYQRGIVLGSQFLSKPSWEDIKQLLKLQRKLIYALGAWCKNKNRPPYSPKLQADLQESRKYFDDELIARILLLANDFAKDETQLEQKLEKACKLLQGYGVGEVTEAWDLALAIT; this is translated from the coding sequence ATGATAAACCTAACTTCTCTCCCCCAAACTCTCCAAAGCAAGCACCACTACCACAGCAGCGACACAGCCCTAACCTACAAGCCTGTGCTAAAAGAGCTAGACCACCTAGACTGCGTGCTGTATCGCATCTCTAGTGTTACTTACCACAAAGACACCGATGCCCCGCAAATGCAGGCATTAGAAAATGTCCTAAGCTCTCTTAGGATACCCGGGATCAATATCATCTACCTTATGCTAGGCGATAAAAATGGCGTGGAGTTCTACTACGGCGTGGCTAGGGATTATATGAGCGATAGGGAGCTAAAGCTTAGTATCAAAGATATTGCGCGAGAGATTCTAGCCCCAAGTATCAAGGGTAATTTCCGCGGCAGCAAGCTTATCGAGCTTGATCGAGTCCAAAAAGAGCAGCTACTGCAAAAGATCCAGCACAGCACAGCAAGCAGCGTGATAGAGGGCGTGCCCGGCGTGATAGAAGAAGAAAACTTCCAAGGCGCAGATCGCCTAGCAGATACGATGATCAATATCGATAGCGTGCAGGATAGCTCCTTTGGCTTTATGGTCATAGCTTCGTGCGTGAATTATAAAGAAGTGGATTCTATCAAGACGCAGATTTATGAGATATATAGGGCGATCGCGTGTTTCGCCAAAGAGAGCGTGCAGATAGGCAGCAGCGATGGCACAAGCACAAGTGAAGGCATAAGTAAAAGCACTAGCACCAGTGAGAGTCATACACAAGGCACTAGCACCAATCAAAGCACTAGTAGCAGCCACAGCACAAGCCACAGCCAAACCCAAGGTAGGAATGAGAGCAAATCTATCACCAAAGGCACAAATGACAGCCGTAGCAGTGGCACAAACCACAGCCAAAGCACTAGCACAAGCGGCGACTACAAAAGCAATAGCAGCAGCGCGGGGGAGAGTGTCAGCACCAGCAGCAGCACACAAACAGGCACGAGCCACACCACAGGCACGCAAAAAGGCTCTTCACAGGCTAGCACACGCGAGATTGTCAATAAGTATTTCGCTAATTGGCAGGAATATATTGATGAAATTTTGCTCCCTAGGCTTGATTATGCCAGCGGTAAGGGGCTTTTTGCCAGTGGGATATTTTGCTTCTCAAACTCTCAAGTAGTCCTACACAAGCTGCAAAACACGGTCATCTCTCTTTTTAGCGGTCAAAAGGGCAACAAAATCCCCTTACGAGCCTTTCTCTTAGAATCCACTTCTACCGCACGCAAGGCATACACTAATCTCCAGCTCCCTCACCTGCAAGCCCCAGAGCAAAACGCCCTAGTCCCCCTAAGCTCCCAGAGCAGCGACAAGCTAGCAAATTGGCTTAGCACAAAGGAGCTAGGACTGCTGCTAGGCTTGCCCAAAAAAGATGTCATCGGCTTAGAATTGCGTGAAGAAGTGGAGTTTGGGCTAAATTTCACGCCTTTTGACAAGCAAATCACGCTAGGGCATTTGATCCAAAGTGGTAATAAAACAACCAAGCAAGTAGGCATTGATAGAGAAGCCCTTGATCGCCATATTTTTATCACAGGTGTTACAGGCAGCGGCAAAACAACCACCACCCAAACCCTACTGCTAAAATCCACTTTGCCATTTCTTGTGATTGAGCCAGCAAAGACAGAGTATCGCATCTTGCGCCGTAATTTTGGCGATGAGCTGCTAGTTTTCACGCTAGGCAAAGATAATGCCCTGCCCTTTCGGCTTAATCCTTTTGAGTTTTTCCCGCACGAGAGTATCACCTCACGCATTGATATGATCCGCGCGAGCATAGAAGCTGCCTTTGATATGGAAGCAGCTATCCCCCAGCTCATCGAGCAAGCGATATACAAAAGCTATGCAGACAAAGGCTGGAATATCGCTAGCAATGAAAATGCGTTTTTTGATGAGCCTTGGGCTGATGGAGTCTATGCCTTCCCTACACTTAGTGATGTGCTAGCAAATATAGAGGCTGTTGTAGAAGCGCAGGGCTTTGGCGATGAGGCAGGGCGACTGAAGGGCGAGTATATCGGCTCGATTAAAGCGCGGCTAGGAAGCTTGGTGCTAGGCTCTAAGGGCTTTATGCTTGATACAAAGCGATCGCTAGATTTTGTCGAGCTACTTAGCAAAAAGGTCGTGCTAGAAATGGAGGAGATCCGCAATGGCGCGGAAAAATCGCTTGTGATGGGGCTTGTTTTGGGGCATTTACTTGAAGCGATTAAAGCGCGATTTAAGCATAGCCCATCTAAAGAAGCCCAGCATATCATCGTCATAGAAGAAGCCCACAGACTCCTAAGCAAATTCCAGCCCGGTGATAACCCTAGCAAGAAGCAAGCGGTGGAGAGCTTTGCGGATATGCTCGCAGAAGTGCGCAAATACGGCGAGTGCCTAATCATCGCTGACCAAATCCCCAACAAGCTCACCCCAGAAGTGCTAAAAAACACCAACACCAAAATCGTGCATAAGCTCTTCGCCCAAGATGATAAGCAAGCAGTATCTAGCACTATCGCCTTAGAAGAGGAGCAGATGGAGTTTCTAAGCAGGCTTGAAAAAGGCGTGGCAGCGGTATTCTCCAGCGGCTTTCACAAAGCAGTCTTGGTAGAGATCACGCCGCATTCCAACACTTCCCAAGCCATTGTTGATGAGAGCGAGCTAGAGCCTAGTGTGTATGGACTTTATGCTGATAGCTATCAAAGGGGTATTGTGCTAGGCTCGCAGTTTTTATCCAAGCCTAGCTGGGAGGATATAAAGCAGCTGCTTAAGCTGCAAAGGAAGCTTATCTACGCGCTTGGGGCGTGGTGCAAAAACAAAAATCGCCCGCCTTATAGCCCCAAACTGCAAGCAGATTTGCAAGAATCCCGCAAATATTTTGATGATGAGCTTATCGCTAGAATCTTGCTGCTAGCAAATGACTTCGCCAAAGATGAAACCCAGCTAGAGCAAAAGCTTGAAAAAGCGTGCAAACTGCTGCAAGGCTATGGGGTGGGGGAGGTTACAGAAGCGTGGGATTTAGCCCTAGCAATAACATAG
- a CDS encoding carbamoyltransferase N-terminal domain-containing protein, giving the protein MRILGISAYYHDSAIALLENDRIVFALQEERLSRIKADSAFPKLSIEAALNYTALQTGGGGGKLGA; this is encoded by the coding sequence ATGAGAATCCTAGGGATTTCTGCTTACTACCACGATAGTGCTATCGCGCTTTTAGAAAATGATCGCATTGTATTTGCTCTGCAAGAGGAGCGACTCTCGCGCATTAAGGCTGATAGTGCGTTTCCTAAACTATCCATTGAAGCGGCATTGAACTACACTGCATTACAAACGGGGGGGGGGGGGGGCAAACTAGGCGCGTAG
- a CDS encoding carbamoyltransferase N-terminal domain-containing protein: MRNRRESAEIADLSRKAESITLDSIDSFVFYDKPFLTFERLLETYFATAPKGFLSFVKAIPVWLSTKLFLKETIARELESLYKKLYPQKSKQEIKAFKQKVLDNLYFSEHHLSHCSSAFFPSPFRDAGILTLDGIGEWATTTIARGLDNHIEILQELHFPHSLGLLYSAFTYYLGFKVNSGEYKVMGLAPYGEPKFVETIKTHLIDMKPDGSFSLNMKYFSYTYGLKMTNAKFDSLFHAQRSPESKLEQVHMDIAASLQVVTEEIMIALARTTARLSGSRNLVLSGGVALNCVGNGKIYQKLIKEEKLLDHIWVQPASGDAGSAVGCGLAYYHIECKQPRYRDSAFGLESRISSPRCVDRHPSLISLRGSKSHDSSSKILESRSGFTKQAETKTTALESTFESPTAKQATAVQGEAEAGFFRIPRILEEEKGAECEKSASSSSRADEVGVAIHKGTKVDSSAKMDCHAAATAASRNDRKNAASENAVSLEKVDSRENAKNVSKQPKDSRILELESGLSNAANIKGRRRQDLGDRIVALQGDSRAHTRAYVTAESPQQSAILAPKPTPKISPSNSKICDEKCGLQGKSQGSYLKGNDCSDFLQLPHLSHKAELPLQDSMQGSYLGLSYSNDEVQAALDSLNAIYEKHSFDTIKTLTAKALSEGKVVGWHQGRCEFGPRALGARSILGDPRNTTMQKTMNLKIKYRESFRPFAPSVLDFAINEWFECDYISPYMLLVAPVKREKCYPLTKEQKELFGIEKLNIIRSEIPSVTHIDYSARIQSVHKETNPRYYALIEEFYKLSGVPVLVNTSFNVRGEPMVCSPYDSYACFMGTEMDLLVIEDFILYKEKQPQEHIAKFRDIKDKYELD, from the coding sequence GTGCGTAACCGCCGAGAGTCCGCAGAAATCGCCGATTTATCGCGCAAAGCCGAATCCATAACACTAGACTCTATCGATTCTTTTGTCTTCTACGACAAACCCTTTCTCACTTTTGAACGCCTACTTGAAACCTACTTCGCCACCGCACCAAAGGGCTTTCTAAGCTTTGTCAAGGCTATCCCGGTGTGGTTATCAACTAAACTTTTCTTAAAAGAGACAATTGCAAGGGAGCTAGAATCTCTATATAAAAAGCTCTATCCGCAAAAAAGCAAACAAGAGATAAAGGCGTTTAAACAAAAAGTGCTAGATAATCTCTACTTTAGCGAACATCACTTAAGCCATTGTAGTTCCGCATTTTTCCCAAGTCCTTTTAGAGATGCGGGGATTTTGACCCTTGATGGCATAGGTGAATGGGCGACTACAACGATTGCTAGGGGATTGGATAATCATATTGAGATTTTACAAGAGCTGCATTTTCCGCATTCTTTGGGGCTTTTATACTCTGCTTTTACTTATTATCTAGGCTTCAAAGTCAATTCTGGTGAATATAAAGTAATGGGTCTAGCCCCTTATGGTGAGCCAAAATTTGTGGAGACTATCAAAACACATTTAATTGATATGAAGCCTGATGGGAGCTTTTCACTCAATATGAAATATTTCTCCTACACTTATGGGCTAAAGATGACAAATGCCAAGTTTGACAGCCTTTTCCACGCACAAAGAAGCCCGGAATCTAAGCTAGAGCAAGTCCATATGGACATAGCCGCAAGCCTGCAAGTTGTTACTGAAGAGATAATGATAGCTCTAGCTCGCACCACAGCTAGGCTAAGTGGCAGTAGAAATCTCGTCCTTAGCGGTGGTGTCGCGCTTAATTGCGTAGGTAATGGCAAGATTTATCAAAAGCTTATTAAAGAAGAAAAGCTGCTCGATCATATTTGGGTCCAGCCGGCAAGTGGAGATGCAGGAAGTGCGGTGGGGTGTGGGTTGGCTTACTACCACATAGAATGCAAACAGCCCAGATATAGGGATTCAGCTTTTGGGCTAGAATCGAGGATTTCATCGCCGCGCTGCGTCGATAGACACCCAAGTCTTATCTCCTTGCGCGGCTCGAAAAGCCACGATTCTAGCTCCAAAATCTTAGAATCCCGCAGTGGCTTTACAAAACAAGCTGAAACCAAAACCACCGCCCTAGAATCCACTTTTGAAAGCCCCACCGCAAAACAAGCGACAGCGGTGCAAGGCGAAGCCGAAGCAGGTTTCTTTAGAATTCCTAGAATCCTTGAAGAAGAAAAAGGGGCTGAGTGTGAAAAATCCGCTTCATCGTCATCGCGAGCCGATGAAGTCGGCGTGGCGATCCATAAAGGCACAAAAGTGGATTCTAGTGCAAAAATGGATTGCCACGCCGCTGCTACCGCAGCGTCTCGCAATGACAGAAAAAACGCCGCTAGTGAAAACGCAGTTTCTTTAGAAAAAGTGGATTCTAGGGAAAACGCCAAAAATGTAAGCAAGCAGCCAAAGGATTCTAGGATTTTGGAGCTAGAATCGGGGCTTTCAAACGCCGCAAATATAAAGGGTCGCAGGCGGCAGGATTTGGGTGATAGAATCGTGGCTTTGCAAGGCGATTCAAGGGCGCATACTAGAGCGTATGTAACCGCAGAATCGCCGCAGCAATCCGCGATTCTAGCCCCAAAGCCAACGCCAAAGATAAGCCCAAGCAATTCTAAGATTTGTGATGAGAAATGTGGGTTGCAAGGAAAATCGCAAGGGAGTTACCTAAAGGGTAATGACTGCAGCGATTTTTTGCAGCTCCCACATTTATCGCACAAAGCTGAATTGCCCCTACAAGATTCTATGCAGGGAAGCTATTTAGGGCTATCCTACTCCAACGACGAAGTCCAAGCCGCGCTAGACTCCCTAAACGCGATTTATGAAAAGCACAGCTTTGACACGATTAAAACACTTACCGCTAAGGCATTAAGCGAGGGCAAAGTCGTAGGCTGGCATCAAGGGCGGTGTGAGTTTGGACCTAGGGCATTGGGGGCTAGATCGATTCTGGGCGATCCACGCAACACCACAATGCAAAAGACAATGAATCTAAAGATTAAATATAGAGAATCTTTCCGCCCATTTGCCCCAAGTGTGCTGGACTTTGCCATTAATGAGTGGTTTGAGTGTGATTATATAAGCCCTTATATGCTGCTTGTAGCCCCTGTGAAAAGGGAGAAATGCTACCCACTTACCAAAGAGCAAAAAGAGCTTTTTGGCATAGAAAAGCTAAATATTATTAGAAGCGAGATCCCAAGCGTTACGCATATTGACTATTCTGCCAGAATCCAGAGCGTGCATAAAGAGACAAATCCGCGTTATTACGCTTTGATAGAGGAGTTTTATAAGCTTAGCGGTGTGCCTGTGCTAGTGAATACGAGCTTTAATGTGCGGGGTGAGCCTATGGTGTGTAGCCCTTATGATTCTTATGCGTGTTTTATGGGGACGGAGATGGATCTGCTAGTGATAGAAGATTTTATTCTTTATAAAGAGAAACAGCCACAAGAGCATATCGCAAAGTTTAGGGATATTAAAGACAAATACGAGCTGGATTAA
- a CDS encoding SGNH/GDSL hydrolase family protein, with protein sequence MRWHKPLTLTLWILAWLGTSAIVLKLDGVCMQKFEYSILPYMWISAALTLLLIYFARKSRTEALKLTLSYLTILPLCIIAGEGFFYYKKLAISSSRLTQPHEILGFANTPNLFIQTPFSVDGKLVYDPTYTHDTYGNRITPHNNDSKACINIYGGSFAYGSGLSDDETLGAFLAKDLPHFHINNFGIGGAGAHTMLARLEFDLDKQALSQCQENIFFYIIIPHHIYRALGAVLGPKYTLDPTGTPRYQGVFTKEAQKPFYKEDYTTPKPFTIQEKLINQLEKSYIVKFISNPSQNYDSKDLLALESYQIGVASHPDINLPIKDTQPYFAIVAKIQAILRERYNAPLYVLVYDYDMHAQFLDRYDSLIQESLAQMGIKFWTMSEILGDEYKQDLARVKRGDLEHFAYRISRWDTHPNARANAQIAEFIAARIESGSIKAKSGF encoded by the coding sequence ATGAGATGGCACAAACCCCTAACGCTCACGCTGTGGATTCTAGCTTGGCTTGGCACTAGTGCCATAGTGCTAAAGCTAGATGGAGTGTGTATGCAGAAATTTGAGTATAGTATCTTGCCATATATGTGGATTAGCGCGGCACTCACGCTACTTCTCATCTACTTCGCGCGTAAATCCCGCACGGAAGCCCTTAAGCTCACGCTCTCATATCTCACCATACTCCCACTTTGCATAATCGCAGGCGAAGGCTTTTTCTACTACAAAAAGCTTGCTATAAGCAGCTCTCGGCTTACACAGCCGCACGAGATTTTGGGCTTTGCCAATACGCCCAATCTCTTTATACAAACTCCTTTTTCAGTCGATGGCAAGCTTGTCTATGATCCCACTTACACGCACGATACTTATGGCAATCGCATAACCCCACACAACAACGACTCTAAAGCCTGTATCAATATTTATGGCGGTAGCTTCGCCTATGGCTCGGGACTTAGCGATGATGAGACTCTAGGAGCATTTTTAGCCAAAGATCTGCCACATTTCCATATCAATAACTTTGGCATAGGTGGCGCAGGGGCACATACAATGCTAGCGCGATTAGAATTTGATCTTGACAAGCAAGCACTATCACAATGCCAAGAAAATATCTTTTTCTACATCATTATCCCACATCATATTTATCGCGCATTAGGCGCGGTGCTAGGTCCAAAATACACGCTAGATCCTACCGGCACACCGCGATACCAAGGCGTATTTACCAAAGAAGCGCAAAAGCCCTTCTATAAAGAAGACTACACAACGCCAAAGCCCTTTACTATACAAGAAAAGCTCATAAACCAGCTTGAAAAATCATATATAGTTAAGTTCATCTCAAACCCTAGTCAAAACTATGATTCTAAAGATCTCTTAGCCTTAGAGTCGTATCAAATCGGTGTCGCCTCTCACCCTGACATTAATTTACCCATTAAAGATACGCAGCCCTACTTCGCCATTGTGGCTAAAATCCAAGCCATTTTGCGCGAGCGATACAACGCGCCGCTTTATGTGCTTGTGTATGACTACGATATGCACGCGCAGTTTTTAGACAGATACGATAGCCTAATACAAGAGAGCCTAGCGCAAATGGGCATAAAGTTTTGGACAATGAGCGAGATTCTAGGAGATGAGTATAAGCAGGACTTAGCGCGGGTTAAGCGCGGGGATTTGGAGCATTTCGCTTATCGTATCTCGCGCTGGGATACCCACCCAAACGCTAGAGCAAATGCGCAGATCGCGGAGTTTATCGCCGCACGGATAGAAAGCGGCAGCATAAAGGCAAAAAGTGGATTCTAG
- a CDS encoding DUF5989 family protein, translated as MNLIKELWAFLKERKKFWLFPVIVVMLFLGALIVLAKGSAVAPFIYTIF; from the coding sequence ATGAACCTAATCAAAGAGCTATGGGCGTTTTTGAAAGAGCGCAAGAAATTTTGGCTTTTCCCTGTGATTGTGGTGATGCTTTTCTTAGGTGCGCTTATTGTGCTGGCTAAGGGCTCAGCAGTTGCGCCGTTTATTTATACGATTTTTTAA